One window from the genome of Camelus bactrianus isolate YW-2024 breed Bactrian camel chromosome 4, ASM4877302v1, whole genome shotgun sequence encodes:
- the ATP6V1G1 gene encoding V-type proton ATPase subunit G 1 encodes MASQSQGIQQLLQAEKRAAEKVSEARKRKNRRLKQAKEEAQAEIEQYRLQREKEFKAKEAAALGSHGSCSTEVEKDTQEKMTILQTYFRQNRDEVLDKLLAFVCDIRPEIHENYRING; translated from the exons ATGGCTAGCCAGTCGCAGGGCATCCAGCAGCTGCTCCAGGCCGAGAAGCGGGCCGCCGAGAAGGTGTCGGAGGCCCGCAAGC gAAAGAACCGGAGGCTGAAGCAGGCCAAAGAAGAAGCCCAGGCTGAAATTGAACAGTACCGCCTGCAGAGGGAGAAGGAGTTCAAGGCCAAGGAGGCTGCG GCTCTGGGATCCCACGGCAGCTGCAGCACTGAGGTGGAGAAGGACACCCAGGAGAAGATGACCATCCTCCAGACCTACTTCCGGCAGAACAGGGATGAAGTCTTGGATAAACTCTTGGCCTTTGTCTGCGACATCCGGCCCGAAATCCACGAAAACTACCGCATAAACGGatag